In Mycoavidus cysteinexigens, a genomic segment contains:
- the gspF gene encoding type II secretion system inner membrane protein GspF, translating to MPAFRFEAIDSSGKTRRGVLEADSARAARSQLRVQALTPLVVEAAGNQMRDTRHARLAFGRRLSQREQAIFTRQLASLLTAGLPLDEILSVLAEQAERDYVRELVAAIRAEILGGQSLAGALSVHQQDFPEIYRALVSAGEQTGKLDIVLARLADYIEQRNTLRQKIQLAFTYPAIVTIVAFGIVMFLLSYVVPQVVSVFSSTKQQLPFLTIAMLGLSNFVKQGWWGMLIAALLIGGVLRRILQQPRSRLAFHRWLLDVPLLGKLVRGYNTVRFASTLAILTAAGVPILRALQAAGETLNNVAMRQNIDQAIVRVREGTSLSRALAGTHTFAPVLIHLIRAGEATGDLTTMLERAAAGEAAELERRTLFLTSLLEPLLILAMGGVVLVIVLAVMMPIIELNQMVG from the coding sequence ATGCCCGCTTTTCGCTTTGAGGCGATTGACTCATCTGGCAAGACGCGGCGCGGCGTGTTGGAGGCCGATAGTGCGCGTGCGGCACGCAGCCAATTGCGTGTGCAGGCCCTCACTCCGCTTGTAGTTGAAGCCGCCGGTAACCAGATGCGCGATACGCGTCACGCGCGCTTGGCATTCGGACGGCGTTTATCTCAGCGCGAGCAAGCCATTTTCACGCGTCAACTGGCGAGTTTGCTGACCGCCGGGTTACCACTTGATGAAATTCTTAGCGTGCTGGCCGAGCAAGCTGAGCGGGATTATGTGCGTGAACTGGTGGCTGCGATTCGGGCTGAAATATTAGGTGGGCAATCGCTGGCAGGGGCCTTGAGCGTTCATCAGCAGGATTTCCCCGAGATTTATCGCGCCCTAGTCTCTGCGGGTGAGCAAACTGGCAAGCTGGATATCGTCTTGGCGCGTCTTGCCGACTATATTGAACAGCGCAATACATTGCGGCAAAAAATTCAATTGGCCTTTACGTATCCAGCCATTGTGACCATCGTTGCTTTTGGCATCGTCATGTTTTTACTGAGTTATGTGGTGCCGCAAGTCGTCAGTGTATTTTCCAGTACGAAACAGCAATTGCCATTTTTGACGATCGCGATGCTTGGGTTGTCAAATTTCGTTAAGCAGGGCTGGTGGGGGATGTTGATAGCCGCCTTGCTGATAGGCGGGGTGCTGCGACGTATTTTGCAACAGCCGCGTTCCCGTTTGGCTTTTCATCGCTGGCTGTTGGATGTACCTCTTCTCGGTAAACTGGTGCGGGGCTATAACACGGTACGTTTCGCCAGTACATTGGCCATCTTGACCGCCGCCGGAGTGCCTATTTTGCGAGCGCTGCAAGCCGCCGGCGAGACGCTTAACAATGTGGCGATGCGCCAAAATATCGATCAGGCGATTGTGCGGGTGCGTGAAGGGACTTCTCTCTCACGCGCGCTGGCTGGCACTCATACCTTTGCGCCGGTGTTGATTCATCTGATTCGCGCAGGCGAAGCGACGGGCGATTTAACCACGATGCTTGAACGGGCGGCGGCGGGTGAAGCCGCTGAACTTGAGCGCCGTACATTGTTTTTAACAAGTCTGCTGGAGCCGTTGCTGATTCTGGCGATGGGCGGAGTGGTGTTAGTGATTGTTTTAGCTGTGATGATGCCGATTATCGAGCTGAATCAAATGGTGGGCTGA
- the gspG gene encoding type II secretion system major pseudopilin GspG, translating to MHDDSNRANAVRRISLYQRGFTLIEVMVVIAILGILAALVVPKIMSRPDEARRIAALQDIKTFSQALKLYRLDNIRYPTQEQGLRALVEKPSLEPVPSNWKEDGYLERLPNDPWGNPYQYLNPGVHGEVDIFSYGTGGPSDHDGTEIGSWQ from the coding sequence ATGCACGATGATTCAAATAGGGCAAACGCTGTACGCCGCATATCGCTGTATCAGCGAGGGTTTACTTTAATCGAGGTCATGGTTGTGATTGCGATTTTAGGCATACTGGCCGCCCTAGTTGTGCCGAAAATCATGAGTCGGCCAGATGAGGCGCGCCGCATTGCTGCGTTACAAGACATTAAGACTTTCTCGCAGGCACTGAAGTTGTATCGTCTCGATAATATCCGCTATCCAACGCAAGAGCAGGGTTTGCGTGCTCTGGTCGAAAAACCATCCCTCGAACCCGTGCCGAGCAATTGGAAAGAGGATGGATATTTAGAGCGTTTGCCAAACGACCCTTGGGGCAATCCGTATCAATACCTGAATCCAGGCGTGCATGGCGAGGTCGATATTTTTAGTTATGGCACAGGTGGGCCGTCAGATCATGATGGGACTGAGATTGGCTCGTGGCAATAA
- a CDS encoding prepilin-type N-terminal cleavage/methylation domain-containing protein — MMGLRLARGNNLTHGPQTARLQSGFTLLEMLVVLVIAGLLISLASLSITRNPRTEFAEEAQRLALLFESAANEAQVRAQLIAWEPTLGGYRFLIQVEKDWRVLRDDVFAPRQWRTPLNAITIRYAGGQELAERVIFSTESIDVAVTVTLYLNATQLSVASNGNGRYDVQENKI; from the coding sequence ATGATGGGACTGAGATTGGCTCGTGGCAATAACTTGACGCATGGGCCTCAAACGGCACGCTTACAGAGCGGATTTACCTTGCTCGAAATGTTGGTGGTGCTGGTTATTGCAGGCCTGCTGATTTCTTTGGCTTCTTTATCGATTACGCGTAATCCACGCACAGAGTTTGCCGAAGAGGCGCAACGGCTTGCATTATTATTTGAGTCGGCGGCAAATGAAGCGCAAGTTCGGGCGCAGTTGATTGCCTGGGAGCCTACGCTAGGGGGCTATCGTTTCCTGATACAGGTCGAAAAGGATTGGCGGGTGTTGCGCGACGATGTCTTTGCCCCGCGTCAATGGCGTACCCCGCTCAATGCTATAACGATTCGTTATGCGGGTGGGCAAGAGCTGGCTGAGCGCGTCATATTCAGTACCGAAAGTATTGATGTCGCCGTGACGGTTACGCTTTATTTAAATGCCACCCAACTGAGTGTGGCGAGCAATGGCAATGGCCGTTATGACGTGCAAGAAAACAAAATCTAG
- the gspI gene encoding type II secretion system minor pseudopilin GspI, whose protein sequence is MVGFTLIEALIALAIIAIALAASLRASGSLALGGRALHERLLAGFSADNALAQLRLEHTWLPLGAVNFPCAQGNADFICIRTVSGTPNPSFRRVDIVVKQVGFNSELAHLMTVIANETQRPL, encoded by the coding sequence ATGGTGGGTTTTACGCTAATTGAAGCGCTGATTGCGCTTGCCATTATCGCGATTGCGTTGGCTGCCTCGTTGCGTGCCTCAGGCAGTTTGGCGCTGGGGGGGCGTGCATTGCATGAGCGGCTATTAGCGGGTTTTAGCGCAGATAATGCGCTGGCGCAACTGCGTTTGGAGCACACCTGGCTGCCGCTAGGCGCAGTGAATTTTCCATGTGCGCAGGGAAATGCTGATTTTATCTGCATACGGACCGTGTCTGGGACTCCTAATCCGAGTTTTCGACGGGTCGATATAGTGGTTAAGCAAGTTGGGTTTAATAGTGAGTTGGCGCATTTGATGACAGTGATAGCGAATGAAACGCAACGGCCGTTATAA
- a CDS encoding PulJ/GspJ family protein — MKRNGRYKYQIGFTLVELLVAMTILALVAILSWRGLDQIVRARDAVTLSMANERALAQFFDQVGIDVRQAALDLDLGQPAIAFGAGQLQIVRQLNVSGQAPRLQVVRYQVPQGRVLRLASPPLATFGQLRAALAVEAGMEGWSTVELINGVRAVSVRAWVRQRGWTANMQDVQAAFNKNLSQLTALQARQIPPERSMTGIELTAHIVKAQHPLTRILLVGE; from the coding sequence ATGAAACGCAACGGCCGTTATAAATATCAAATCGGCTTCACGTTGGTTGAACTATTGGTCGCGATGACCATACTTGCCTTGGTTGCCATCTTATCCTGGCGTGGACTTGATCAGATTGTGCGCGCGCGTGATGCGGTGACCTTATCCATGGCTAACGAGCGCGCGCTAGCGCAGTTCTTCGACCAGGTCGGGATTGATGTGCGGCAAGCGGCGCTCGATCTAGACCTCGGTCAGCCAGCGATTGCTTTTGGCGCAGGGCAATTGCAAATTGTGCGACAGCTTAATGTATCTGGACAAGCGCCGCGTTTACAAGTCGTGCGTTATCAAGTGCCGCAGGGAAGGGTATTGCGTCTTGCTTCGCCGCCGCTCGCAACGTTTGGGCAGTTGCGGGCTGCCCTCGCAGTTGAGGCGGGAATGGAGGGGTGGAGCACGGTTGAGCTCATCAATGGAGTGCGTGCTGTGAGTGTGCGCGCCTGGGTGCGGCAGCGCGGCTGGACCGCCAATATGCAAGATGTGCAAGCTGCTTTTAATAAAAATTTAAGTCAATTGACTGCGCTGCAAGCACGTCAAATTCCGCCTGAGCGCAGCATGACGGGCATCGAATTGACCGCGCACATAGTCAAAGCGCAGCATCCGCTCACGCGAATTCTATTGGTCGGGGAGTGA
- the gspK gene encoding type II secretion system minor pseudopilin GspK has translation MHTVRRYSSGCGYSRRARGAALITALFVVTLSALLVSGLLWRQQIQIRRIENQQMMMQAQWVQRGALDWTRFILRAAADTSPIDYLGGIWAVPIAQTRLSDLLGRAGAAGDAYEQDTYLSGSIEDAQAKFNLRNLVKTPRPGQLELNLEQLANFGRLLAILNLNPELAKATALRLRASLVNSRQGLQSGGTSKLQGPAGRENIESQADNSSFAADSDTSSFEGGVNSQWLSINSVEALLDVPGFNADMVAQLKPFVTVLPQPSAVNVNTASAEVLAAMIPGLDVPNAQMLLTLREQVFFVNTGDFTNRVRAIAGPQLEFDTSQFDVKTDFFVIHGHVQHNRALLLRDVLVYRHRLTRSTRIISMRDAV, from the coding sequence TTGCATACGGTCCGACGTTATTCTTCCGGTTGCGGCTATTCCCGTCGGGCGCGTGGCGCGGCGCTGATCACGGCCCTTTTTGTCGTGACGCTGTCGGCGCTGCTGGTGTCCGGTTTATTGTGGCGACAACAAATTCAGATTCGCCGTATCGAAAATCAACAGATGATGATGCAGGCCCAATGGGTGCAGCGTGGCGCGCTTGATTGGACACGCTTTATCTTGCGTGCGGCAGCAGATACTTCACCGATTGATTATCTCGGCGGCATTTGGGCCGTACCTATTGCCCAGACGCGCTTATCCGATTTACTCGGGCGCGCCGGTGCAGCGGGCGATGCGTATGAGCAGGACACTTATTTATCCGGTTCGATTGAGGATGCACAAGCCAAATTCAATTTACGCAATTTGGTCAAGACGCCACGGCCCGGACAATTAGAACTCAACCTGGAGCAGCTCGCGAACTTTGGGCGCTTGTTAGCCATCCTCAATTTAAATCCAGAATTGGCAAAGGCCACTGCTTTGCGGCTGCGTGCTTCGCTGGTGAATTCAAGGCAAGGCTTGCAAAGCGGGGGGACTTCGAAATTGCAGGGGCCGGCTGGGAGAGAGAACATAGAAAGTCAAGCAGACAATTCGTCATTTGCGGCGGATTCTGATACGAGTAGTTTTGAAGGTGGGGTTAATTCTCAGTGGTTATCAATAAATTCTGTGGAAGCCTTGCTCGATGTCCCTGGCTTTAATGCAGACATGGTTGCGCAACTCAAACCGTTTGTCACGGTCTTGCCGCAACCCAGCGCAGTCAATGTGAATACGGCAAGCGCCGAAGTGCTAGCCGCGATGATTCCAGGCTTGGATGTACCTAATGCGCAAATGTTGCTGACCTTGCGTGAGCAGGTTTTTTTCGTTAATACAGGTGATTTCACCAACCGCGTGCGCGCCATTGCTGGGCCACAGCTTGAGTTCGATACAAGCCAATTCGATGTAAAAACTGATTTCTTTGTCATTCATGGGCATGTTCAGCATAATCGCGCACTCTTATTGCGTGATGTATTAGTGTATCGCCACCGTTTGACGCGTAGTACACGTATCATTAGCATGCGTGATGCAGTATGA
- the gspL gene encoding type II secretion system protein GspL, whose amino-acid sequence MTTLVVQLPARDPALTSGQWQLSALPFILFDRRARVLRAGQSSLALLPKARTTILLIAARDILMLTVALAPLKGARLRQALPNVIEEHVIRDPQTCHIALDPVAVENNQRVLATIDRAWFRFVYEAFIEAGHHALRAVPMTRCLAISEIKDTASLEAKLERAAAQKAAPLLAMMVGYSEPSAATSSTDVAEPCVELALLRAGLGQGLTVPISALNETLSALAALGPLALYQLTDVPGRSSAPALPPPSPFAQQPSLSFEALARQALSCPFNLCQFEFAQQPWRFKRGALKHWRWPLGLALASLLAMVIGVNLQWLLLVRQQTMLSTQQIEVLMSAFPKTAVVLNPPQQMTRQLDALRTAVGELSPTDFLSLAEGLARSLGTISPTAIAQMDYRNRALEVRFKPNVKIDETFGQRLANQGLDADFAQGKWIIKGRG is encoded by the coding sequence TTGACGACACTTGTGGTTCAACTACCCGCCCGCGACCCAGCGCTCACTTCGGGGCAATGGCAGTTGTCGGCTTTGCCCTTTATTCTTTTTGATCGGCGTGCGCGCGTATTGCGCGCCGGCCAATCCTCACTTGCGTTGCTACCTAAAGCGCGGACCACAATTTTGCTGATCGCGGCGCGCGATATACTCATGTTAACCGTAGCGCTTGCGCCACTCAAGGGCGCGCGTTTACGGCAAGCTTTACCCAATGTGATTGAAGAGCATGTGATCCGAGATCCACAAACTTGCCATATTGCGCTTGATCCAGTCGCCGTCGAAAATAATCAACGTGTGCTGGCGACGATTGATCGCGCTTGGTTTCGTTTTGTGTATGAGGCTTTTATCGAAGCGGGCCATCACGCTTTACGCGCAGTGCCGATGACACGCTGTTTGGCTATATCTGAAATTAAAGACACAGCAAGCCTTGAGGCCAAGCTTGAACGTGCCGCGGCGCAAAAAGCGGCGCCGTTATTGGCCATGATGGTTGGGTATTCTGAACCGAGCGCTGCAACTTCGTCGACTGATGTAGCCGAGCCATGCGTTGAACTTGCTTTGCTCCGCGCCGGCCTGGGCCAAGGTCTGACGGTCCCAATCTCGGCGCTGAACGAGACGCTGAGCGCGTTGGCGGCGCTTGGACCGCTGGCGTTATATCAACTGACGGACGTGCCCGGCAGGTCCTCTGCGCCAGCGCTGCCGCCACCCTCACCTTTCGCGCAGCAGCCGTCACTCTCATTTGAGGCCCTGGCTCGGCAAGCGTTAAGCTGTCCTTTTAATTTATGCCAATTTGAATTTGCGCAGCAACCCTGGCGCTTTAAGCGCGGTGCTTTAAAGCACTGGCGTTGGCCGTTGGGTTTGGCGCTCGCCAGTTTGTTGGCGATGGTCATCGGCGTCAACCTGCAATGGCTATTGCTGGTGCGACAGCAAACCATGCTTAGCACGCAGCAGATTGAGGTGTTGATGAGCGCTTTTCCAAAAACCGCGGTCGTGCTGAATCCCCCGCAACAAATGACGCGCCAGCTCGATGCGTTGCGTACGGCCGTAGGCGAGCTTTCGCCCACCGATTTTTTAAGCCTCGCGGAGGGTTTGGCGCGCTCGCTAGGGACCATCTCGCCGACGGCTATTGCGCAGATGGATTACCGCAACCGCGCGCTTGAAGTGAGATTTAAGCCGAACGTGAAAATTGATGAAACTTTTGGGCAACGGCTAGCTAACCAAGGACTGGACGCAGATTTTGCGCAAGGCAAATGGATTATTAAGGGGCGCGGATGA
- the gspM gene encoding type II secretion system protein GspM, with product MKSALTTLWSDFWSERNAREKMLCITLGLISSIALLYSLLWMPARSGSARLMAKLPVMERELAQMQEQARQARELGRRPANIAPLGDGLRDALMTSLAQHGMSNAQLSVLNGAVQIKLTNVFFADWIGWLDEIRKQYKLQIAEAQLIRLNEDGQVNLTALLQAPSVR from the coding sequence ATGAAAAGTGCTTTGACAACGCTGTGGAGCGATTTTTGGAGCGAGCGCAACGCCCGCGAGAAAATGTTATGCATCACGTTAGGATTGATCTCCAGCATAGCTTTGCTATATAGCTTGTTATGGATGCCTGCGCGCAGCGGGAGTGCGCGGCTGATGGCTAAGCTACCGGTGATGGAGCGGGAGTTAGCGCAAATGCAAGAGCAAGCGCGACAAGCGCGGGAATTAGGCCGCCGGCCAGCAAATATAGCGCCTCTCGGCGATGGTTTGCGGGATGCTCTAATGACTTCGCTCGCGCAGCACGGCATGTCCAATGCCCAACTATCGGTGCTCAATGGTGCGGTGCAAATAAAATTAACGAACGTTTTCTTCGCAGATTGGATCGGTTGGCTTGACGAAATACGCAAACAATACAAATTGCAAATCGCTGAAGCTCAGCTAATCCGTTTGAATGAAGACGGGCAAGTGAATCTTACGGCGTTACTGCAAGCGCCGAGCGTTCGTTAA
- a CDS encoding type II secretion system protein N, protein MHSLLQKSKEALPWGLAALVSTLLTVLALLPAAWFLPLVAQATAGRVSLAVPAGSLWHGSAVLMLAAGPKASTPTALAGRIEWRTAFWPLFSGKVKITMLANEASPAPVQLSITPRGAMLSSGRLEVPASLLTGLGAPFNTFNLQGGVQLQWNDWRFLENKLFGQLTLNLTDMSSRVSRVKPLGSYRVVIQALGRDATLALTTTQGPLLLDGAGQWARQKFSFRGTAQAEETERENLRTLLSLLGNRMERDVYALVLEL, encoded by the coding sequence ATGCATTCACTCTTGCAAAAATCAAAAGAAGCCCTGCCATGGGGTTTGGCTGCGCTGGTTTCAACCTTATTAACCGTGTTGGCGCTCTTGCCGGCCGCTTGGTTTTTGCCGCTCGTGGCGCAAGCAACCGCGGGTCGGGTTAGCCTAGCGGTTCCAGCGGGCTCGTTATGGCATGGCTCAGCCGTGCTGATGTTAGCGGCTGGACCTAAAGCCAGCACCCCCACCGCGTTAGCTGGGCGGATTGAGTGGCGCACAGCGTTTTGGCCGCTTTTTTCTGGTAAAGTGAAAATCACAATGCTGGCGAATGAGGCCAGTCCAGCGCCCGTCCAACTCAGCATAACGCCACGCGGCGCGATGCTTTCCTCTGGACGGCTAGAGGTTCCGGCCAGCTTATTAACAGGGCTGGGCGCGCCGTTTAATACATTTAATTTGCAAGGTGGGGTGCAGCTTCAATGGAACGATTGGCGTTTTTTGGAAAATAAGCTATTCGGCCAACTGACATTGAACTTAACGGATATGTCGTCGCGCGTTTCACGCGTAAAACCGCTGGGTTCATATCGTGTCGTGATTCAGGCGCTAGGCCGCGACGCGACGTTGGCACTGACAACGACACAAGGGCCTTTGCTGCTTGACGGAGCAGGTCAATGGGCGCGGCAGAAATTTTCTTTTCGCGGTACAGCTCAGGCGGAAGAAACCGAGCGAGAAAATTTACGCACTTTGCTCAGTTTGCTTGGTAATCGTATGGAGCGCGATGTGTACGCGTTAGTTTTAGAGCTTTAA
- a CDS encoding DHA2 family efflux MFS transporter permease subunit, translated as MSDSAPPTSAANASPQSIPLAGSALVLLTVGLALGTFMEVLDTSIANVAVPTIAGNLGVATSQGTWVISSYSVASAIAVPLTGWLARRVGEVKLFTLSVLLFTLTSALCGLAQNFETLIVFRLLQGFVSGPMVPLSQTILLRSYPPDKRGLALGLWAMTVIVAPIFGPLLGGWLTDHYSWPWLFYINVPVGLFSAFSCFVLLRGRETKLVKQRIDAVGLALLVIGVGCLQTMLDIGKDHDWFSSSLIITLAIIAAIALSFMVIWEITEKDPVIDFALFKDRNFALGVIIVSFGFMAFFGSVVIFPLWLQTVMGYTASLAGLATAPIGLLALVLSPLIGRNLHKLNLRLVACFAFMVFAGVSYWNSLFTLDTPFNAVIWPRLVQGLGIACFFVPLTTITLSSITEDRLASAAGLSNFFRTLAGAIGTAVSTTFWENNAVYHHAVLTESVSVYSPNTTAFTDTLTSFGITGSVAYASLDKIITQQAYMIATNNFFRISCIVFIVLAALIWWTKPKPGAAASSGH; from the coding sequence ATGTCAGATTCCGCGCCACCTACCTCCGCCGCTAACGCGTCGCCTCAAAGTATTCCGCTAGCCGGCAGCGCGCTGGTATTGCTCACCGTCGGGCTGGCGTTGGGTACGTTTATGGAGGTACTCGATACCTCGATTGCCAACGTCGCCGTGCCTACCATCGCCGGTAACCTTGGCGTGGCCACCAGCCAAGGCACTTGGGTAATTAGCTCTTACTCGGTGGCCTCAGCCATCGCGGTGCCACTCACGGGCTGGCTAGCGCGGCGCGTAGGCGAGGTCAAACTGTTTACTTTGTCGGTGCTGCTCTTTACGCTCACCTCCGCCCTCTGCGGACTTGCGCAGAATTTTGAAACATTGATTGTGTTTCGTTTGTTGCAGGGATTTGTTTCTGGCCCCATGGTGCCCCTGTCACAAACTATTTTGCTGCGCAGTTATCCGCCGGATAAAAGGGGGCTGGCGCTTGGGCTATGGGCAATGACGGTGATTGTTGCGCCGATTTTTGGCCCCCTTTTGGGGGGCTGGCTGACGGATCACTATAGTTGGCCCTGGCTTTTTTATATTAATGTGCCGGTTGGCCTTTTCTCTGCATTCAGCTGCTTCGTCCTGCTCCGCGGACGTGAGACTAAACTGGTTAAACAGCGTATTGATGCGGTCGGCTTGGCTTTACTTGTGATTGGCGTGGGCTGCTTGCAAACCATGCTTGATATTGGCAAAGACCATGATTGGTTTAGTTCGTCGTTAATCATCACGTTAGCGATTATTGCCGCCATCGCGCTTTCTTTTATGGTGATTTGGGAAATCACTGAAAAAGATCCCGTGATTGACTTCGCCCTTTTTAAAGACCGTAATTTTGCCCTTGGCGTGATTATTGTGTCATTCGGTTTTATGGCATTTTTTGGTTCGGTGGTGATTTTCCCACTTTGGCTGCAAACGGTGATGGGATATACAGCTAGCCTAGCTGGCTTAGCCACTGCGCCGATCGGCCTGCTTGCGTTAGTGCTCTCTCCGTTGATTGGCCGCAATTTACATAAACTTAATCTACGGCTCGTCGCTTGCTTCGCGTTTATGGTTTTTGCTGGAGTGTCATATTGGAACTCCCTCTTCACGCTCGATACGCCTTTTAATGCAGTCATTTGGCCGCGCCTGGTGCAAGGTCTTGGGATTGCCTGCTTTTTCGTACCGCTCACCACCATTACCTTGTCTAGCATCACCGAAGACCGACTAGCGAGCGCCGCCGGTTTATCCAATTTCTTCCGTACCTTAGCCGGGGCCATTGGCACTGCCGTCAGCACCACTTTCTGGGAAAACAATGCAGTCTATCATCATGCAGTATTGACTGAATCGGTTAGCGTCTACTCGCCGAATACCACGGCTTTTACGGATACCCTAACCTCATTCGGGATCACTGGATCGGTGGCCTATGCAAGCCTCGATAAAATCATTACACAGCAAGCCTATATGATTGCGACTAACAATTTTTTTCGCATTTCATGCATTGTGTTTATCGTACTCGCAGCACTGATATGGTGGACCAAACCGAAACCGGGAGCGGCGGCATCAAGCGGGCATTAA
- a CDS encoding efflux transporter outer membrane subunit, producing the protein MSRIKQCLVISLFAGGLASCAVGPDYTRATLAVPENFKEAPAGWKVAQPADELERGAWWKIFNDSQLNTLANKIEISNQTVAAYAAAYQRARALARQARAAFLPQISAAADATRARTTARAVNGLNAPRTTYGLSLDASWEPDLWGTLRRTERAEKAQAQSAAAELENARLSAQATLVQNYFQLRTLDAIQQLLNDTVRAYRQALKLTQNRYAQGVAARADVLQAQTALQAAQAAALDNGIARAQYEHAIAVLVGEPASTFSLSAAPLKFAAPPRIPLMLPSALLERRPDIASAERLAAAANEKIGVTMAAFFPSLKLLATGGYQSSAFSDWLSAPARIWSLGPQLAAVLFDGGARQAQTAAARASFEQDTAHYRQTVLNAFQEVEDALAALRILEQEAVLQRQAVQSAQHALKIVLNQYKAGMTMYLSVISAQTTAFAVEQKMVGINGQRMVATAGLIKALGGGWDGSQMQAPSQK; encoded by the coding sequence ATGTCTCGCATTAAGCAATGCTTAGTTATCAGCCTATTCGCCGGGGGGCTAGCAAGTTGCGCGGTGGGGCCGGACTACACGCGCGCCACCTTGGCTGTGCCAGAAAACTTTAAGGAAGCGCCGGCTGGCTGGAAAGTGGCGCAGCCGGCTGATGAATTAGAGCGTGGGGCCTGGTGGAAGATCTTTAATGATTCCCAGTTAAATACGCTGGCTAACAAAATCGAGATCTCGAACCAAACGGTGGCCGCCTACGCGGCCGCCTATCAGCGCGCGCGCGCCTTGGCGAGACAGGCACGCGCGGCTTTTTTGCCCCAAATCAGCGCAGCGGCGGATGCTACGCGTGCGCGCACTACGGCGCGCGCCGTGAATGGTTTAAATGCGCCACGCACGACATATGGGTTATCGTTAGATGCGTCTTGGGAGCCAGACCTGTGGGGTACGCTGCGGCGTACCGAGCGAGCTGAAAAAGCTCAGGCGCAAAGTGCAGCAGCGGAACTTGAAAATGCGCGCCTATCTGCTCAAGCGACGTTAGTGCAAAATTATTTTCAACTGCGCACGCTAGATGCGATTCAACAATTATTGAACGATACGGTGCGGGCTTATCGGCAAGCTCTCAAACTGACGCAAAATCGTTATGCTCAGGGTGTTGCCGCGCGGGCTGATGTACTACAGGCGCAAACGGCGCTCCAAGCAGCCCAAGCCGCAGCGCTTGACAATGGGATTGCGCGGGCCCAATACGAGCACGCGATAGCCGTATTGGTGGGAGAGCCTGCCTCAACTTTCTCGCTAAGCGCCGCACCATTAAAGTTCGCCGCGCCGCCGCGCATACCTCTTATGCTCCCCTCCGCACTGCTTGAGCGTCGGCCTGATATTGCCAGCGCCGAGCGTCTCGCCGCTGCGGCCAACGAAAAAATTGGCGTAACCATGGCGGCATTTTTCCCATCCTTAAAGCTCTTAGCAACGGGGGGCTATCAGAGCTCGGCGTTTTCAGACTGGCTCAGTGCGCCTGCCCGTATTTGGTCCTTGGGCCCACAACTGGCGGCAGTTCTTTTCGATGGAGGTGCGCGGCAGGCGCAAACAGCTGCAGCCCGCGCCTCCTTTGAACAAGATACGGCGCATTATCGGCAAACTGTATTGAATGCATTTCAAGAGGTAGAGGACGCATTAGCCGCATTGCGTATCCTCGAACAAGAAGCTGTGCTGCAGCGACAGGCCGTGCAGTCAGCCCAACACGCCCTCAAGATTGTTTTAAATCAATACAAAGCGGGTATGACGATGTACCTTAGCGTTATTTCTGCACAGACGACCGCGTTTGCGGTTGAGCAAAAAATGGTAGGCATTAATGGGCAGCGGATGGTTGCTACAGCGGGGCTGATTAAAGCGCTTGGCGGCGGTTGGGATGGATCCCAGATGCAAGCGCCAAGTCAAAAATAG